The Hydrogenophaga crocea genome contains a region encoding:
- a CDS encoding Lrp/AsnC family transcriptional regulator gives MEALDKLDRAILRTLQADARATYDHIAETVGLSPSAVLRRVRRLEEAGVIARYVALLKPEAVGLGLTAHVSVRLEKHAEGNKRNPMDEFRASVMAWPEVVECVALTGDMDYQLRLVVTDMAAYSRFMMDTLLKHPSVQDCKTSFVMDRVKSTTALPL, from the coding sequence ATGGAAGCCTTGGACAAGCTCGATCGCGCGATTTTGCGCACCCTGCAGGCCGACGCCCGCGCCACCTACGACCACATCGCCGAGACCGTGGGCCTGTCGCCGAGCGCGGTCCTGCGCCGGGTGCGGCGGCTCGAAGAGGCGGGGGTCATTGCGCGCTACGTGGCGCTGCTCAAGCCCGAGGCCGTGGGCCTGGGCCTCACGGCCCACGTGAGCGTGCGGCTAGAAAAGCACGCCGAGGGCAACAAGCGCAATCCCATGGACGAGTTCCGCGCCAGCGTCATGGCCTGGCCCGAAGTGGTGGAGTGCGTGGCCCTCACGGGCGACATGGACTACCAGCTGCGCCTCGTGGTGACCGACATGGCCGCCTACTCGCGCTTCATGATGGACACCCTGCTCAAGCACCCCAGCGTGCAGGACTGCAAGACCAGCTTCGTGATGGACCGCGTCAAGAGCACCACCGCCTTGCCGCTGTGA
- the phhA gene encoding phenylalanine 4-monooxygenase, which translates to MAVEPVVYGASERPPRGDYSRARDDYTCAQNWSAYTQADHDTYRRLYERQSALLSGLASQAFIDALPSLGVRDRIPRFDEINERLRPATGWEIVAVPGLIPELPFFELLASRRFPVTDWIRKPEEFDYVVEPDVFHDLFGHVPLLFNPVFADYVQRYGAGGIKAHHLGAGELLSRLYWYTIEFGLIREAQGLRAYGAGILSSSGELRHSVTSPRAQRIALDLVRCMRTRYKIDDYQATYFVIDSFQQLFDVTAPDFTPIYAAVRSLGELSADASLASDSSITLG; encoded by the coding sequence ATGGCCGTCGAACCCGTCGTCTACGGTGCCAGCGAGCGCCCGCCGCGTGGCGACTACAGCCGCGCACGCGACGACTACACCTGTGCGCAGAACTGGTCCGCCTACACCCAGGCGGACCACGACACCTACCGCCGGCTGTATGAACGGCAGAGTGCCCTGCTGTCGGGACTGGCGTCGCAAGCCTTCATCGACGCCCTTCCCTCGCTCGGCGTGCGCGACCGCATCCCGCGCTTCGACGAGATCAACGAGCGCCTCCGGCCAGCGACTGGCTGGGAGATCGTGGCGGTGCCGGGGCTCATCCCCGAACTGCCATTCTTCGAGCTGCTGGCGAGCCGCCGCTTTCCGGTGACCGACTGGATCCGAAAGCCCGAAGAGTTCGACTACGTGGTCGAGCCCGATGTTTTCCACGACCTGTTCGGCCATGTCCCGCTGCTGTTCAACCCGGTGTTTGCGGACTATGTGCAGCGCTACGGGGCGGGCGGCATCAAGGCCCACCACCTGGGCGCGGGCGAGTTGCTGTCGCGGCTCTACTGGTACACGATCGAGTTCGGGCTGATCCGCGAAGCCCAGGGCCTGCGCGCGTACGGCGCCGGCATCCTGAGTTCGTCGGGCGAGCTGCGCCACAGCGTTACGAGCCCGCGCGCGCAGCGCATCGCGCTCGACCTGGTGCGCTGCATGCGCACGCGCTACAAGATCGACGACTACCAGGCCACCTACTTCGTGATCGACAGCTTCCAGCAGCTATTTGACGTGACCGCGCCCGACTTCACCCCGATCTACGCCGCCGTGCGTTCGCTCGGCGAGTTGTCGGCCGACGCCAGCCTGGCCAGCGACTCGTCCATCACCCTGGGGTGA
- a CDS encoding LysE family translocator: MSATELTALLLFCTAMSFSPGPNTTLSTALAANFGLRRALRFCLAVPTGWTLLMLVTGLGLGALITGVPLLRWAVKLGGVAYMLWLAWQLARAGSLAQADPARLQVGFWQGVGLQFLNIKAWMLALTLSAGWVVSAAGAPAPNPGERLLLVCLVMVLFAFSSNFAYALIGSLLRAWLAQGRRLLWFNRVLAAVLVATALWMLTV, from the coding sequence ATGTCCGCCACCGAACTGACCGCCCTGCTGCTCTTCTGCACCGCGATGAGCTTTTCGCCCGGGCCCAACACCACGCTGTCCACCGCGCTCGCGGCCAACTTCGGTCTGCGGCGCGCGCTGCGCTTCTGCCTGGCCGTGCCCACGGGCTGGACCCTGCTCATGCTCGTCACCGGCCTCGGCCTGGGCGCCCTCATCACCGGCGTGCCGCTGTTGCGCTGGGCGGTCAAGCTGGGGGGTGTCGCCTACATGCTGTGGCTGGCCTGGCAGCTGGCCCGGGCAGGCAGCCTGGCGCAGGCCGACCCGGCGCGGCTGCAGGTGGGCTTCTGGCAGGGGGTGGGCCTGCAGTTCCTCAACATCAAGGCCTGGATGCTCGCGCTCACGCTCAGCGCCGGCTGGGTGGTCAGCGCCGCCGGCGCGCCCGCGCCCAACCCGGGCGAGCGGCTGCTGCTGGTCTGCCTGGTGATGGTGCTGTTCGCCTTCTCGAGCAACTTCGCCTACGCGCTCATCGGCTCGCTGCTGCGTGCCTGGCTGGCGCAGGGCCGGCGGCTGTTGTGGTTCAACCGCGTGCTGGCCGCCGTGCTCGTGGCCACCGCGCTGTGGATGCTCACCGTATGA
- a CDS encoding FFLEELY motif protein, which translates to MASASPSLAIRANLDRVARLRSRAAAEGEAAAVSAIKRLQALRFAGTYADLTGRPDSLAAVRFFLDELYGEHDFSARDEQFGRIAGALEKLFPDAVAQLAVDLTEVHALTEVLDHELAGHWLALPATWPASQRYLEAWRLSGERSDRERQLAVVGHMGAELTRLIRMRSLRMGLRMMRRPAHAAGLQALQHFLEAGFDAFAALKAPEAFLQTIVQRESQWLDLLFDAAPDVTCPRLDNAWGAGLATGGQASTMAG; encoded by the coding sequence ATGGCTTCTGCGTCGCCCTCCCTGGCCATTCGGGCCAACCTCGACCGGGTCGCCCGTTTGCGCTCGCGTGCCGCCGCGGAGGGCGAAGCGGCGGCGGTCAGCGCCATCAAGCGGCTGCAGGCGCTGCGTTTCGCGGGCACTTATGCCGACCTGACGGGCCGGCCCGATTCGCTGGCTGCCGTGCGCTTTTTCCTGGACGAGTTGTACGGCGAGCACGACTTCTCCGCGCGCGATGAGCAGTTCGGCCGCATCGCAGGCGCCCTCGAAAAGTTGTTTCCCGATGCCGTGGCGCAGTTGGCAGTGGACCTCACCGAGGTGCACGCGCTGACCGAAGTGCTGGACCACGAACTCGCGGGCCATTGGCTCGCCTTGCCCGCCACGTGGCCGGCGTCTCAGCGCTACCTCGAGGCCTGGCGTCTGAGCGGCGAACGCAGCGATCGAGAGCGGCAATTGGCGGTGGTGGGCCACATGGGTGCCGAGCTCACGCGGCTCATCCGAATGCGCTCTCTTCGCATGGGCCTGCGCATGATGCGCCGACCGGCCCACGCAGCGGGGCTCCAGGCCTTGCAGCATTTTCTGGAGGCGGGTTTTGACGCGTTCGCCGCGCTCAAGGCGCCAGAAGCCTTTCTGCAGACGATCGTGCAGCGCGAGTCGCAATGGCTCGATCTTTTGTTCGATGCCGCCCCGGATGTGACCTGTCCCCGGCTTGACAATGCATGGGGGGCCGGGCTTGCGACGGGAGGGCAGGCCTCCACAATGGCCGGATGA
- a CDS encoding PLP-dependent aminotransferase family protein, translated as MLMKSATQSLTEQLAERYAERIRQRLLAPGARLPSVRECARLHGVSPSTVVAAYDLLLAQGLVQARKQRGFFVREAVSPRTDARSPSAAPQNMGPINATALIRGMFHRVSDKPQPGMGAFPPDWLESEFMPAAVRRVVATRALNDASLHYGEPMGDHGLRRVLAQKLASINVNAGAEQIITTVGATHALDIVSRTLLRPGDPVLVEEPGWSVEFARLTALGMRVLPVPRGPEGPDLGVMERLAEAHRPKLFVSVSVLHNPTGYSLSPGSAHRLLQLAQRFGFHIVEDDTYGHIAPEHATRLCALDGLQRTIYVSGFAKILAPNWRIGFMAAPPGLVEPLLDTKLLSTLTTPALLEKALAHCIEQGQLRRHAERIRARLDGARARSVKLAMAAGCRFVAEPMGLFGWLDTGVDTDALAQRLIDDGYLIAPGGLFHAVRQPSTLMRINFATAQDAAFWRVFSRRVAEA; from the coding sequence ATGCTCATGAAGAGCGCGACACAGTCGCTCACCGAACAACTGGCCGAGCGCTACGCCGAACGCATCCGGCAGCGGCTGCTGGCGCCTGGCGCGCGGCTGCCCTCGGTGCGCGAATGTGCGCGGCTGCATGGGGTGAGCCCGTCCACCGTGGTGGCCGCCTACGACCTGCTGCTGGCGCAAGGCCTGGTGCAGGCGCGCAAGCAGCGCGGCTTTTTCGTGCGCGAGGCCGTGTCGCCGCGGACCGATGCGCGCAGCCCCTCGGCCGCACCGCAGAACATGGGGCCGATCAATGCGACGGCGCTGATCCGCGGCATGTTCCACCGCGTGAGCGACAAGCCCCAGCCCGGCATGGGCGCCTTCCCGCCCGATTGGCTGGAGTCGGAGTTCATGCCCGCCGCGGTGCGCCGCGTGGTCGCCACGCGGGCCCTCAACGACGCGTCCTTGCACTACGGTGAGCCCATGGGCGATCACGGGCTGCGGCGTGTGCTGGCGCAAAAGCTCGCGTCCATCAACGTGAATGCGGGCGCCGAGCAGATCATCACCACGGTCGGCGCCACGCACGCGCTCGACATCGTGAGCCGCACGCTGCTGCGCCCGGGCGACCCGGTGCTGGTGGAAGAGCCGGGGTGGTCGGTGGAGTTCGCGCGCCTGACCGCGCTCGGCATGCGCGTGCTGCCCGTGCCGCGCGGCCCCGAAGGCCCCGACCTGGGTGTGATGGAGCGGCTGGCCGAGGCGCACCGGCCCAAGCTGTTTGTGAGCGTGAGCGTGCTGCACAACCCGACCGGCTACAGCCTGTCGCCCGGCAGCGCGCACCGCCTGCTGCAGCTCGCGCAGCGCTTCGGCTTTCACATCGTCGAAGACGATACCTACGGCCACATCGCGCCCGAACACGCCACGCGGCTGTGTGCGCTCGATGGCCTGCAGCGCACGATCTACGTGAGCGGCTTTGCGAAGATCCTGGCGCCCAACTGGCGCATCGGCTTCATGGCCGCGCCGCCTGGCCTGGTGGAGCCGCTGCTCGACACCAAGCTGCTCAGCACGCTGACCACGCCGGCCCTGCTCGAAAAGGCGTTGGCCCATTGCATCGAACAAGGGCAGTTGCGCCGGCACGCCGAGCGCATCCGCGCGCGGCTCGACGGCGCCCGCGCGCGCAGCGTCAAGCTGGCGATGGCGGCCGGCTGCCGCTTCGTGGCCGAGCCCATGGGCCTGTTCGGATGGCTCGACACCGGCGTGGACACCGATGCGCTGGCGCAGCGGCTGATCGACGATGGCTACCTGATCGCGCCCGGCGGCCTGTTCCACGCCGTGCGCCAGCCAAGCACGCTGATGCGCATCAACTTCGCCACCGCCCAGGACGCAGCCTTCTGGCGCGTGTTCTCGCGCCGCGTGGCCGAGGCCTGA
- the hppD gene encoding 4-hydroxyphenylpyruvate dioxygenase — protein sequence MNAALPASATTAFQGWDNPMGTDGFEFIEYAAPDPVAMGALFERMGFKPIARHRHKAVTLYRQGEINFIINAEPDSFAQRFARLHGPSVCAIAFRVKDAKAAYERAISLGAWGYAGQAGPGELNIPAIKGIGDSIIYFIDRWRGKNGAKDGDIGNIGFYDVDFEPLPGAELNPVGHGLTYIDHLTHNVHRGRMAEWADFYERLFNFREVRYFDIEGQATGVKSKAMTSPCGKIRIPINEEGNEKSGQIQEYLDRYHGEGIQHIAMGSSNLYDTVDALQMAGVKLLTTSETYYELLPKRIPDLQEDIEGLKQRNILVDGAPGELLLQIFSENQLGPIFFEFIQRKGNQGFGEGNFKALFETMELDQMRRGVLKG from the coding sequence ATGAACGCCGCCTTGCCCGCTTCCGCCACCACCGCCTTCCAGGGTTGGGACAACCCCATGGGCACCGATGGCTTCGAGTTCATCGAATACGCCGCACCCGACCCCGTGGCCATGGGCGCGCTGTTCGAGCGCATGGGCTTCAAGCCGATCGCGCGGCACCGGCACAAGGCCGTGACCCTTTACCGCCAGGGCGAGATCAACTTCATCATCAACGCCGAGCCCGACAGCTTCGCGCAGCGGTTCGCGCGCCTGCACGGCCCCAGCGTGTGCGCCATCGCCTTCCGCGTCAAGGACGCCAAGGCCGCCTACGAGCGCGCGATTTCGCTGGGTGCCTGGGGCTACGCGGGCCAGGCCGGCCCGGGCGAGCTCAACATCCCGGCCATCAAGGGCATCGGCGACTCGATCATCTATTTCATCGACCGCTGGCGCGGCAAGAACGGCGCCAAGGACGGTGACATCGGCAACATCGGCTTCTACGACGTGGACTTCGAGCCGCTGCCCGGCGCCGAGCTCAACCCGGTGGGCCACGGGCTGACCTACATCGACCACCTCACGCACAACGTGCACCGCGGCCGCATGGCCGAATGGGCCGACTTCTACGAGCGGCTGTTTAACTTTCGCGAGGTGCGCTACTTCGACATCGAGGGCCAGGCCACGGGCGTGAAGAGCAAGGCGATGACCAGCCCCTGCGGCAAGATCCGCATCCCGATCAACGAAGAAGGCAACGAGAAGTCCGGCCAGATCCAGGAGTACCTGGACCGGTACCACGGCGAGGGCATTCAGCACATTGCCATGGGCTCGAGCAACCTCTACGACACGGTGGACGCGCTGCAGATGGCGGGCGTGAAGCTGCTGACCACCAGCGAGACCTACTACGAGCTGCTGCCCAAGCGCATCCCGGACCTGCAGGAAGACATCGAAGGCCTGAAGCAGCGCAACATCCTGGTGGACGGCGCGCCCGGCGAGCTGCTGCTGCAGATCTTCAGCGAGAACCAGTTGGGGCCGATCTTCTTCGAGTTCATCCAGCGCAAGGGCAACCAGGGCTTCGGCGAGGGCAACTTCAAGGCCTTGTTCGAGACCATGGAGCTCGACCAGATGCGCCGCGGCGTGCTCAAGGGCTGA
- a CDS encoding GNAT family N-acetyltransferase — translation MSSPDAAAPPGHERPDAGTVPIRSLDIDHRASILAHLLALDTADRYLRFGYAATDEQIRRYVDQLNFERDMLFGIFNRRLHLIAMAHLAFSVDPQLRSCAEFGVSVAKTSRGKGYGSRLFERAVVQARNEGVSQLFIHALSENTAMLKIARNAGAVLERAGSETDAHLRLPPADFDSRVSALLSEQVALTDYHLKAQAKQFWGLIGMLQEIRQGVRDARDRMRN, via the coding sequence ATGAGTTCCCCCGACGCCGCCGCGCCCCCCGGCCACGAGCGCCCCGATGCCGGGACGGTGCCGATCCGATCGCTCGACATCGATCACCGCGCCAGCATCCTGGCGCACCTGCTCGCGCTCGACACCGCCGACCGCTACCTGCGCTTCGGCTACGCCGCCACCGACGAGCAGATCCGCCGCTACGTGGACCAGCTCAACTTCGAGCGCGACATGCTGTTCGGCATCTTCAACCGCCGTCTGCACCTCATCGCCATGGCGCACCTCGCGTTCTCGGTCGATCCCCAGCTGCGCAGCTGCGCCGAGTTCGGCGTGTCGGTCGCCAAGACCTCGCGCGGCAAGGGCTATGGCAGCCGCCTGTTCGAGCGCGCCGTGGTGCAGGCGCGCAACGAGGGGGTGTCCCAGCTTTTCATCCACGCGCTGTCCGAGAACACCGCGATGCTCAAGATCGCGCGCAACGCGGGCGCGGTGCTCGAGCGCGCGGGCTCCGAGACCGACGCCCACCTGCGCCTGCCGCCGGCCGATTTCGACTCGCGCGTGAGCGCCCTGCTCAGCGAGCAGGTGGCGCTCACCGACTACCACCTCAAGGCCCAGGCCAAGCAGTTCTGGGGTCTCATCGGCATGCTGCAGGAAATCCGCCAGGGCGTGCGCGACGCGCGCGATCGCATGCGCAACTGA
- a CDS encoding HlyC/CorC family transporter, with protein sequence MADHPPSSGPQRGLRLADKRGFLQKLAEFLHPGPDSKDELIETLAEAEDNDIINAESRVMLEGVIRIADMTAGDVMVAAPRMDMIDIDAPFDELLHLVIDTAHSRFPVYEGERENIIGILLAKDLLKLQRAPELNIRALLRPATFVPESKGLNDLLREFRGNRNHLAIVIDEFGRVAGLLTIEDVLEEIVGEIEDEFDVDEDAGDVFALADSTWRVSGDTPIERINEAFGLKLSDEDFDTIGGLIAHTMGHVPKRGEVHEIDGLRFTVLHTKGGAVKWFKVAPIPSEP encoded by the coding sequence GTGGCTGACCACCCCCCCAGTAGCGGGCCGCAGCGTGGCCTGCGGCTCGCCGACAAGCGCGGTTTCCTGCAAAAACTTGCCGAGTTCCTCCACCCCGGCCCGGACTCCAAGGACGAGCTGATCGAGACCCTCGCCGAGGCGGAAGACAACGACATCATCAACGCCGAATCGCGCGTGATGCTCGAGGGCGTGATCCGCATCGCCGACATGACCGCCGGCGACGTGATGGTGGCGGCCCCGCGCATGGACATGATCGACATCGATGCGCCGTTCGACGAACTGCTGCACCTCGTGATCGACACCGCGCACTCGCGCTTCCCGGTCTACGAAGGCGAGCGCGAGAACATCATCGGCATCCTGCTCGCCAAAGACCTGCTCAAGCTGCAGCGCGCGCCCGAGCTCAACATCCGCGCGCTGCTGCGCCCGGCCACCTTCGTGCCCGAGAGCAAGGGCCTCAACGACCTGCTGCGCGAGTTCCGCGGCAACCGCAACCACCTGGCGATCGTCATCGACGAATTCGGCCGCGTGGCGGGCCTGCTCACCATCGAAGACGTGCTCGAGGAAATCGTCGGCGAGATCGAGGACGAGTTCGACGTCGACGAAGACGCCGGCGACGTGTTCGCGCTCGCCGACAGCACCTGGCGCGTGAGCGGCGACACGCCGATCGAGCGCATCAACGAGGCCTTCGGCCTGAAGTTGTCCGACGAGGACTTCGACACCATCGGCGGCCTGATCGCGCACACCATGGGCCACGTGCCCAAGCGCGGCGAGGTGCACGAAATCGACGGCCTGCGCTTCACCGTGCTGCACACCAAGGGCGGCGCGGTGAAGTGGTTCAAGGTCGCGCCCATCCCCTCCGAGCCCTGA
- a CDS encoding esterase/lipase family protein: MSDGHPAPLPDTSRLATLQRFTSLGALALLFVAAVFVALGRTMAGGALAFLVLTGHAWVLGLEMLIAARVNRGDAAPRAGLREWLHAWWQESHTAPVVFAWRQPFRWRLWPDEEIPGQTNAAAAVFIHGFVCNRGFWLPWMARLRAEGRAYVSVNLEPVFGPIDAYADVIEAAVQRAEALNPGAKPVLVCHSMGGLAARIWLAQRADHRERIGGVITIASPHRGTWLAHFSRVANGRQMAPGCDWLCELERRERALAGDRAYERFLCWYTNTDNIVFPASTATLPGADNRHVAGAAHVDLAFHPRVMDESLARLASADNSPSERTAA; the protein is encoded by the coding sequence ATGAGCGATGGACACCCAGCCCCACTGCCCGACACATCTCGCCTCGCCACGCTGCAGCGATTCACCAGCCTGGGCGCCCTGGCACTGTTGTTCGTCGCGGCCGTATTCGTGGCCCTGGGACGAACCATGGCCGGTGGCGCGCTGGCGTTCCTGGTGCTCACGGGGCACGCCTGGGTTCTGGGTCTTGAAATGCTGATCGCCGCGCGCGTCAACCGCGGCGACGCCGCGCCGCGCGCGGGCCTTCGCGAGTGGCTGCACGCGTGGTGGCAGGAGTCCCACACCGCTCCGGTGGTCTTTGCCTGGCGACAGCCGTTCCGGTGGCGTCTTTGGCCCGACGAAGAAATCCCGGGGCAAACCAATGCTGCGGCGGCCGTTTTCATCCACGGCTTTGTCTGTAACCGCGGGTTCTGGTTGCCCTGGATGGCCCGCTTGCGTGCCGAAGGGCGGGCTTATGTGTCGGTCAATCTCGAGCCGGTCTTCGGCCCCATCGACGCGTATGCCGACGTGATCGAAGCCGCCGTCCAGCGCGCGGAGGCGCTGAACCCGGGAGCGAAACCGGTCCTGGTCTGCCACAGCATGGGCGGGCTCGCGGCCCGCATCTGGCTGGCCCAGCGCGCAGACCACCGCGAGCGCATCGGCGGCGTGATCACCATCGCGTCGCCACACCGGGGCACCTGGCTTGCACACTTCAGCCGCGTGGCGAACGGGCGTCAAATGGCGCCAGGCTGTGACTGGTTGTGCGAACTCGAGCGCCGCGAACGGGCGTTGGCCGGCGACCGGGCCTACGAGCGCTTTCTGTGCTGGTACACGAACACCGACAACATCGTCTTTCCCGCCAGCACCGCCACGCTGCCCGGCGCCGACAACCGCCACGTGGCCGGCGCAGCCCACGTGGACCTCGCGTTTCACCCCAGGGTGATGGACGAGTCGCTGGCCAGGCTGGCGTCGGCCGACAACTCGCCGAGCGAACGCACGGCGGCGTAG
- the abc-f gene encoding ribosomal protection-like ABC-F family protein, whose amino-acid sequence MALITLQDAQLAYGHWPLLDHADFSLEPKERVGLIGRNGAGKSSLLRILGGLERPDDGALQVQGGVRVTYVPQEPALSEEDTVFTAASAGLKDAILAREQFERGGDGADLHQLQARIEALDAWNWESRVSETLDRLHLDPQLRIGALSGGNRKRVALAQALVSRPDVLLLDEPTNHLDLDSITWLEDLLLDFPGSVVVISHDRAFLDRVTTRIVELDRGRLLSFPGNFAQYQVLKESQLAQEAVISAKADKLLAQEEVWIRKGVEARRTRAQGRIVRLERLREQRASRRDAVGRVKLEIDSGSASGKIVSELQGVSKSFALPDGGHKTVVRDFSATILRGDKIGLIGPNGAGKTTLLKLILGELAPDSGSVRQGSRVQVAYFDQMREQVNLDATLEDFISPGSEWIEIGEKRTHVKSYLSDFLFSPARANAPVRTLSGGERNRLLLARLFARPANVLVLDEPTNDLDIDTLELLEELLQQYDGTVFLVSHDRRFLDNVVTSTLVAEGEGRWREYVGDVQDWLTQSARAAASAPAAPVAKSAARPAAPAPAEAAPSRRKLSYKEQREWDALPGQIAALEAEQAALSAELGDGSLYASHPARAAEIAERLVAVEEAWMAALERQEALGVR is encoded by the coding sequence ATGGCACTCATCACGCTGCAGGACGCACAACTGGCCTACGGGCACTGGCCACTGCTGGACCATGCAGACTTCTCTCTTGAGCCCAAGGAGCGCGTGGGCCTGATCGGCCGCAACGGCGCTGGAAAGTCGTCGCTGCTGCGCATCCTGGGTGGCCTGGAACGGCCCGATGATGGCGCGCTCCAGGTACAGGGCGGGGTGCGGGTGACCTATGTGCCCCAGGAACCGGCGCTGTCCGAGGAGGACACCGTATTCACCGCAGCCAGCGCCGGGCTCAAAGATGCCATCCTGGCCCGCGAGCAGTTCGAACGCGGCGGCGACGGGGCCGATCTGCACCAGCTGCAGGCGCGCATTGAAGCGCTGGATGCCTGGAACTGGGAAAGCCGGGTGTCGGAGACCCTGGACCGTCTGCACCTTGATCCGCAGCTTCGCATCGGCGCGCTCTCGGGCGGCAACCGCAAGCGCGTGGCGTTGGCGCAGGCACTGGTGAGCCGGCCCGACGTGCTCCTGCTGGACGAGCCCACCAACCACCTCGACCTCGACAGCATCACCTGGCTGGAAGACCTGCTGCTGGATTTCCCGGGCAGCGTGGTGGTCATCAGCCACGACCGGGCCTTTCTCGATCGCGTGACCACCCGCATCGTCGAACTCGACCGCGGCCGCCTGCTCAGTTTCCCGGGCAACTTTGCGCAGTACCAGGTGCTGAAGGAGTCACAGCTCGCGCAGGAGGCGGTGATCAGCGCCAAGGCGGACAAGCTGCTGGCCCAGGAAGAGGTCTGGATCCGCAAAGGCGTGGAGGCGCGCCGCACGCGCGCCCAGGGCCGCATCGTGCGCCTGGAACGGCTGCGCGAGCAGCGCGCCAGCCGCCGCGACGCCGTGGGCCGCGTCAAGCTGGAGATCGACAGCGGCTCGGCGAGCGGCAAGATCGTCTCTGAACTGCAGGGGGTGAGCAAATCGTTCGCCCTGCCCGACGGCGGCCACAAGACGGTCGTTCGGGACTTTTCAGCCACCATCCTGCGCGGCGACAAGATCGGCCTCATCGGCCCCAATGGCGCCGGCAAGACCACCCTGCTCAAACTCATCCTGGGCGAACTGGCGCCCGACAGCGGCAGCGTGCGCCAGGGCAGCCGCGTCCAGGTGGCCTATTTCGACCAGATGCGCGAGCAGGTGAACCTGGACGCCACGCTCGAGGACTTCATCAGCCCGGGCAGCGAATGGATCGAGATCGGTGAGAAGCGCACGCACGTGAAAAGCTACCTGAGCGACTTCCTGTTCTCACCGGCGCGCGCGAACGCACCGGTGCGGACCTTGTCGGGTGGCGAGCGCAACCGGCTGTTGCTGGCCCGCCTGTTCGCACGCCCGGCGAACGTGCTTGTGCTCGACGAGCCCACGAACGACCTTGATATCGACACGCTGGAGCTGCTCGAGGAGCTGCTGCAGCAATACGACGGCACCGTGTTCCTGGTCAGCCACGACCGCCGCTTTCTGGACAACGTGGTGACCAGCACGCTGGTGGCCGAGGGCGAAGGCCGCTGGCGCGAGTACGTGGGCGACGTGCAGGACTGGCTCACCCAGTCGGCCCGCGCGGCCGCGAGCGCCCCTGCGGCGCCCGTGGCCAAGTCCGCGGCTCGACCCGCCGCCCCCGCGCCGGCCGAGGCCGCGCCGTCCCGGCGCAAGCTGAGCTACAAGGAGCAGCGCGAGTGGGACGCGCTGCCCGGTCAGATCGCGGCGCTCGAGGCCGAGCAGGCCGCGCTGTCGGCCGAACTCGGCGATGGCAGCCTGTACGCCAGCCATCCGGCGCGCGCCGCCGAGATCGCCGAGCGCCTGGTGGCGGTGGAAGAGGCCTGGATGGCCGCGCTCGAACGCCAGGAAGCACTGGGCGTGCGCTGA
- a CDS encoding MBL fold metallo-hydrolase codes for MNSTSALRPKEADTWLKSLGIVVFERGWLSSNNVLLLAEDGAAIVDTGYASHADLTVELVRRALGPRPLRHILNTHLHSDHCGGNAALHAAWPDARISIPPGLADAVRAWDRVALTHEPTGQECPRFAAHGLLTPGETFAHGGLYWDVHAADGHDPHAVVLFERAHGVLMSADALWGNGFGVVFPELEGESGFAEVSATLDLIERLKPEWVIPGHGPVFHGAAVGEAMRKARSRLAQFEADPRRHRRHALKVLIKFKLLEWQRVSQTDLLAWFAQSRYFTSIANADGTAPMDEVLAGLLNELEQSNALRQEDAFVVNI; via the coding sequence ATGAATTCCACGAGCGCATTGCGTCCAAAGGAGGCCGACACCTGGTTGAAATCGCTGGGCATCGTCGTGTTCGAGCGCGGCTGGCTGTCCTCGAACAACGTCTTGCTGTTGGCAGAGGACGGCGCGGCGATCGTGGACACGGGTTACGCAAGCCATGCCGATTTGACGGTCGAGCTGGTTCGCAGGGCATTGGGCCCACGGCCACTGCGGCACATTCTGAATACCCATCTGCACAGCGATCATTGCGGCGGCAATGCAGCACTTCATGCCGCGTGGCCCGATGCCCGCATCAGCATTCCGCCGGGGCTCGCCGACGCCGTTCGCGCCTGGGATCGGGTGGCCCTCACACATGAGCCAACGGGGCAAGAGTGTCCCCGGTTCGCGGCCCATGGCTTGTTGACTCCCGGCGAAACCTTCGCGCACGGTGGGCTGTACTGGGACGTGCATGCCGCAGACGGGCACGATCCGCATGCCGTGGTGCTGTTTGAGCGCGCTCACGGCGTATTGATGTCGGCGGATGCGCTGTGGGGCAACGGCTTCGGTGTCGTGTTCCCGGAGCTGGAAGGCGAGTCGGGGTTCGCCGAAGTGAGCGCCACACTTGATCTCATCGAGCGGCTGAAGCCCGAATGGGTCATCCCGGGGCATGGCCCTGTGTTCCACGGTGCTGCCGTGGGCGAGGCCATGCGCAAGGCACGCTCACGACTTGCACAGTTTGAAGCCGATCCGCGCCGTCACCGCCGGCACGCGCTCAAGGTTTTGATCAAGTTCAAGCTGCTCGAATGGCAGCGGGTCTCCCAAACCGATTTGCTCGCGTGGTTTGCGCAGTCACGCTATTTCACAAGCATCGCCAACGCAGACGGCACGGCTCCGATGGACGAAGTACTGGCAGGCCTGCTGAACGAGCTCGAACAATCGAACGCTTTGCGGCAAGAAGATGCCTTCGTTGTGAACATTTGA